Proteins encoded within one genomic window of Pseudomonas cannabina:
- the cutA gene encoding YqfO family protein translates to MYKLAFFVPPSHVDEVNSAVFAAGAGRIGAYDQCAWQVLGHGQFRPLDGSQPFIGQSGEVERVEEWKVELVVADDLIQQVVAALKQSHPYETPAYEVWRLEDF, encoded by the coding sequence ATGTACAAGCTCGCGTTCTTTGTTCCGCCGAGCCATGTGGACGAGGTCAATAGCGCCGTATTCGCCGCTGGGGCAGGGCGAATCGGTGCTTACGATCAGTGCGCATGGCAAGTGCTCGGCCACGGCCAGTTCCGCCCGTTGGATGGCAGTCAGCCATTTATCGGGCAGAGTGGCGAGGTTGAGCGGGTAGAGGAATGGAAAGTCGAGCTGGTCGTGGCCGATGATCTGATTCAGCAGGTGGTGGCGGCTCTCAAACAGAGCCATCCCTACGAAACGCCCGCTTATGAAGTGTGGCGGCTGGAAGATTTCTGA
- a CDS encoding NUDIX hydrolase has protein sequence MKFCSQCGNPVIQRIPEGDSRLRYACEHCHTIHYQNPNIVAGCLVTLGDKILLCRRAIEPRLGFWTLPAGFMENGETIEQAARRETVEEACAMLSGLHLYTIIDVPHINQVHVFYRAEMASGEFAAGVESLEVQLFDEADIPWSDLAFMTVRRTLECFFADRRRQTYPVHTSALPPSRPLLDT, from the coding sequence ATGAAATTTTGCAGCCAGTGCGGCAACCCGGTTATCCAGCGCATTCCCGAAGGCGACAGTCGCCTGCGGTACGCCTGCGAGCATTGCCACACCATTCATTACCAGAACCCGAACATTGTTGCGGGCTGCCTGGTGACACTTGGCGACAAAATTCTGCTGTGTCGGCGGGCCATCGAGCCGCGCCTGGGCTTCTGGACACTGCCGGCCGGTTTCATGGAGAACGGCGAGACCATCGAACAGGCCGCGCGCCGCGAAACCGTTGAAGAGGCCTGCGCGATGCTCAGCGGCCTGCACTTGTATACAATAATCGACGTGCCGCACATCAATCAGGTGCATGTGTTCTACAGGGCAGAAATGGCTTCAGGCGAGTTCGCCGCAGGTGTCGAGAGTCTGGAAGTGCAACTGTTCGACGAAGCCGACATTCCGTGGTCCGACCTGGCATTCATGACGGTCAGGCGTACGCTGGAGTGCTTTTTTGCCGACCGGCGTCGGCAGACCTACCCGGTTCACACCAGCGCCCTGCCCCCGTCAAGGCCGCTGCTGGATACCTGA